A genomic stretch from Candidatus Neomarinimicrobiota bacterium includes:
- a CDS encoding methyltransferase, whose product MLAQISYGLGIIILLVSAVTGGTLLLAPGSIRLQRPECGWVGWTFNIMNLLFFMIIIPICGVLLINNNQIPDFISLTLSSTSLQVGLEIVGIIIFLFGSLFLLWSRLSLRRSFRLAGVKPTQTDYLTMHGPYQLIRHPMYISALLVLFGITLILVSILMAFMFLTMLSLILKLIPKEEAQLNLAYPIAFSEYCRRVPGTLFPSKPN is encoded by the coding sequence ATGTTAGCACAGATCAGTTACGGCTTAGGGATCATCATCCTATTGGTATCTGCGGTTACGGGGGGAACCCTCCTTCTGGCACCGGGATCGATTCGACTGCAACGACCAGAGTGTGGGTGGGTTGGTTGGACCTTCAATATCATGAACCTGTTGTTCTTTATGATCATTATTCCCATTTGTGGTGTGCTGTTGATCAACAATAATCAAATCCCCGATTTTATCAGCCTAACATTGTCTTCAACATCATTGCAGGTCGGACTTGAGATCGTAGGCATCATTATTTTTTTGTTTGGCAGCCTATTCTTGCTCTGGAGCCGCCTTTCCTTGCGGCGAAGCTTTCGACTTGCCGGAGTCAAACCCACTCAAACTGATTATCTTACCATGCATGGTCCTTATCAATTAATCAGGCATCCAATGTACATTTCAGCGCTGTTGGTCTTGTTTGGAATAACCCTGATTCTCGTTTCAATACTTATGGCTTTCATGTTTCTCACTATGCTCTCTCTCATTCTGAAGCTGATCCCAAAAGAGGAAGCTCAGCTGAACCTGGCCTATCCAATTGCATTCTCTGAATATTGTCGACGAGTGCCGGGAACGCTATTCCCTTCGAAGCCTAACTGA
- a CDS encoding M55 family metallopeptidase, translating to MKVFISADIEGITGIGNWNETDKGYPHDYAWFQKQMTAEVAAAAEAAIQAGATEILIKDAHDSGRNLILDKLPEMVRVVRGWAGHPLSMIQELDDSFDAILFIGYHSRAGQNTNVLAHTMSSSRITRMTLNGQDMSEFYLHALAAAYYSVPAVFVAGDQGLCEEVKGINATIETVATIRGEGNSVITQHPARSIKMINAGVAKALSGDLSAGLLTIPQDLEFSIEFKKHQDTYRAAFYPGAIMIDPLTVGFRTTDYFELMRFNLFAY from the coding sequence ATGAAAGTATTTATATCGGCAGATATCGAAGGTATCACAGGAATCGGTAATTGGAACGAGACGGACAAGGGCTATCCCCATGATTATGCCTGGTTTCAGAAACAGATGACCGCTGAAGTAGCTGCAGCAGCAGAAGCAGCCATCCAGGCTGGAGCAACCGAGATTCTGATCAAAGACGCCCATGATTCGGGTCGCAATCTGATCCTGGATAAATTACCAGAGATGGTCAGGGTGGTCCGTGGTTGGGCAGGTCATCCGCTTTCCATGATCCAGGAATTAGATGACAGTTTTGATGCGATACTGTTTATTGGATATCATTCCCGGGCAGGACAAAACACAAATGTACTGGCCCACACCATGTCATCTTCCCGGATCACCCGAATGACATTAAATGGTCAGGATATGTCAGAATTTTATCTGCACGCTTTAGCCGCTGCTTACTATAGTGTCCCAGCTGTGTTTGTTGCCGGAGATCAGGGTTTGTGTGAAGAAGTGAAAGGCATAAATGCTACCATTGAAACCGTGGCAACCATCCGGGGTGAAGGAAATTCAGTGATCACTCAGCACCCTGCCCGTAGCATAAAAATGATCAATGCGGGAGTGGCTAAGGCTTTGAGTGGAGATCTGTCGGCAGGATTGTTAACAATTCCTCAGGATCTGGAATTTTCCATCGAGTTTAAAAAGCATCAGGATACCTACCGGGCAGCTTTTTACCCCGGTGCAATTATGATCGATCCATTAACAGTCGGTTTCAGGACCACTGACTATTTTGAGCTGATGAGATTTAACCTATTCGCATACTAA